The genomic stretch GCCGGTAGGACGTGAGAGCCCGATGGGAAGGATCACCGGCCATGCGCACAGGCCCCCTGCGACCGAGAAGCCCGTCCCGGACCCGTTCGGTGGCCATGGCGGTGGCCGGAATCCTGGTCGCCGCCCTGAGCGCGGTCTCGCTCGTGTCGTGCGGTTCGGACGACGACGACAGCGGCGACACCGCGGCCACCAGGACCCGTACGGCTCCCAACACCGCGGACTTCTCCGGCACCGCGCCGACCGCACTGGAGTCGCTGGCCGAGTCGGTCAAGGCGTCCCTGTCCGCGGTGGCCTCGTCCGTCTCGGCGCGCGCCTCGGAGTTCGAGGCCTCCGTCTCCGCCGAGGTGGCCCGCGCCAACGCCGCCGCGCAGGAGCAGTTGAAGGACGTCGAGGGGCGCGGCAACGCCACGGCCGACGTCTCCCTCACCGGAAAGCCCCGGGCGGACACCGGCGGACTGCTCGCCGTGGTCGTCAACATCACCAACAGCACGGACCAGACCGCCTCCTACGCCGTGCAGGTCGACTTCAGCGACTCCGACGGCAACGTCGTGGAGACCCGTTACGTCGGCGCGGAGGACCTGGAGCCCGGGGAGCGGGCCCAGCCCCTCGCCATCAGCCGCAAGCCTCCCGAGCCGAAGCTGACGGCGGCGATCGCCAAGGCGCAGCGCTACTGAAGCGCGTCCGAGATCGACTTCACCCCGCCGTGCGCGGTGAGGCCGCCGTCGACCGGGATCTCGGCGCCGGTGATGAAGGAGGCCGCGTCGGAGAGCAGGAACACCACCACAGCGGCCACCTCGTCCACCGTGCCGGTCCGGCCGAGCGGTGTCTCCCGCAGGTTCGCCGCGCGGAAGGCCGGGGCGGCGGAGGCGGTCATGTCCGTCTCGATGAACCCGGGGTGGACGGTGTTCACCCGGATGCCGCGCGGCCCCAGCTCCGTCGCCGCCGCCTTCGACAGCCCGCGCAGCGCCCATTTGCTCGCCGTGTACGCCACCGGGTAGTGCCCGGTGAGCGCGGCCGAGGAGCCGACGTTCACGATCGACGCGCCGGACGGCATCAGCCGAGCGAGGTGCTGGATGCCGAGGAGTGGGCCGGTGACGTTGACCGCGTGGACCCGGGCGAAGTCCTCGGGGCGTACGGCGTCCAGGCGGGCCCGCCAGGTGATTCCGGCGTTGTTGACCAGCCCGTGGACCTGGCCGTACGACTCCGCCAGTGCCGCGGCCAGTCGCGCCCACTCCTCCGCGCTGGTGACGTCGAGGCGGCGGCAGTCGCCGGCGGGCTCCAGGTCCGTGGCGACGACCCGGGCGCCGGCCCGGGTCAGGGCGTCGGCTTCGGCGGCGCCCTGGCCGCGCGCGGCGCCGGTCACCACGACGACCTTGCCGTGCAGTCCGGTCATGGCCGCTCCCGGCGGCGGAGCCGGGCGGTCGGCAGCGGCACCGGATCGGCGCCGGCGACGACCGTGTTCGAGACGGTCCCGATGCCCTCGACGGTGAGCGTGACGGTGTCCCCGGGCTTAAGCGGCGGCGGTGACTGCTCGCCCCGCACGCCCCACAATTCCGCCAGGCAGCCGCCGTTGCCGCAGGTGCCCGAGCCGAGGACGTCACCCGGCCGGACGAGGGTGCCCCGCGAGGCGTAGGCGGCCATCTCCTCGAAGGTCCAGCTCATGTTGGACAGCAGATCCTCGCCGACGACCTCGCCGTTCACGGCGGCGGTCAGGGCCAGCCGAAGGAACCCGTCGCCGTCCCGGTACGGCTCCAGTTCATCGGCGGTGACCAGGTACGGCCCCAGCGTGGCGGCCGTGTCCTTGCCCTTGCAGGGGCCGAGCCGGACCTGCATCTCCCGGGACTGGAGATCGCGTGCGGACCAGTCGTTGAGGATCGTGTAGCCGACGATGTGGTCGCGGGCCCGCTCCGGGGTGAGGTCACGGCCCTCCCGGCCGATGACGGCGGCGACTTCGAGCTCGAAGTCCAGCAGCGACGATCCCGGCGGCACGGGCACGTCGTCGTACGGGCCGATCACCGCGTACGGGTTGGTGAAGTAGAACGTCGGCGCGTCGTACCAGGCCTCGGGCACCCCTCCGACGCCGTCCACGGACCGTCGTACGCCTTCGACGTGTTCCTCGAAGGTGACGAAGTCCCGCAGGGTGGCGGGCTCCAGGGGCGCCAGCAGGCGTACGTCCGCCAGGGGCACGGGAGGGCCCACCGGCCGTGTCCCGTACGCCGCTTGCACCGGTGAGGTTCCCTCGGGCAGGGCGCGCACGGTGTCGTCCTCGACGATGCCGTGGCAGCGGCGGCCCTCGTGCAGATAGGTGGCTATGCGCATGCGGGCCTCACACCGGCGGGGCGACGAAGCAGCCGCGGTCGACGTCGTTGAAGGACTCCTTGGCGACCAGTTCGTTCATCGGGTTCGCGGTGCCCCACTGGTCGGTGACCTCGGGCTGCGAGAAGTCGTAGACGTGCGGATGCCAGGTGTCCTCGTCCAGTTCCTCCAACTCGGTCGTGTACTCGACGGTGTTGCCGTGCGGGTCGAGGAAGTAGGTGAAGGTGTTGTCGCCCGCCATGTGCCGTCCCGGCCCCCAGACCTTCCGGAAGCCGGCGCGCATCACCCGGCCCGAGCCGCGCATGTACTCGTCCAGGCCGCGCATCTCGAAGGAGACGTGGTGCAGGGAGGTGTGCGGACCTTGGGCGATGGCCATGGAATGGTGCTGGTTGCTGATCCGCAGGAAGTGCATGACCTCGCCCATGTGCGGTGAGCTGAGCGTGTCGGAGAGCCGGAAGCCGAGGTGACGCTCGTACCACTCCCGAGTCCGGTTGAGATCCGGGGAGTTGAGGACCACGTGCGACAGCTTGACCGGGATCGACTCCTTCTCCTCGATCCTGCGGTGCTGTCGCACCTCCACCTCGGCGGAGACCTCGACGGAGCGTCCGTCGACGTCGAAGAAGCGGAAGCCGTAACCGCCGCCGGGGGTGTCGACCTTGCCCGGCCGGGAGATCAACTCGACTCCGCCCGCGAGCAGTCGCTCGGCGAGCGTGTCCACGTCGGCCGGGCTCGCGGCGCCGTAGGAGACGAGGTCGAGGCGCTTCTCCTCGGCCCTGCGCAGGCGGACGACGTACTGCTCGGGCGAGCCCTCGGCGGCGAGGAAGGAGATGCCGGAGTCCTCGGCGACCTTGGTCAGGCCCCAGACGCCGGCGTAGAAGTCGAGCTGCTTGTCGTAGTCGGGCACGGCGAGGTCGACGTGCCGCAGATGGGTGAGCAGGCGCATGGTGTCACTCCTTGGGGAGCAGGGCAGCGGCGTTGCCGCCTCGTACGGCGTGGAAGTCGGCGTCGGACAGGTGCGCGGCGCGCAGGGCGCCGAGCGGGTCCTCGGTGCCCATGTCGAAGGGGAAGTCGGAGCCGAGCAGCACCCGGTCCGGGCCCGCCGCCCGCACCAGCTCCCGCAGGGTGTGCGGGTCGTGGACGAGGGAGTCGAAGTACAGCTGCCGCAGATAGCTGCTGGGCTCGCGCCCGCAGCCGCGGGCGTCGGGGCGGACCCGCCAGGCGTGGTCCGAGCGGCCGATGTGGGTGGGGAGATAGCCGCCCCCGTGCGCGGCGATCAGCTTCAGCCCCGGGTACCGGTCCAGGACCCCGGAGAAGATCAGATGGGAGAGCGCGACGGCGTTCTCGGTGGGCTGGCCGACGGTGTTGGACAGGTACCAGCGGTTCAGCCGCTCGTCGAGGGTGCAGCCGAAGGGGTGCAGGAAGAGAAGCGCCCCCGTCTTCTCGGCGCGCGCCCACAGTGGCTCGTACGCCGGGTCCGACAGCTCCCGTCCGGGTGCGTGGCTGGAGATCTCCACGCCCAACAGGCCCTGCTCCAGGGCATGTTCAAGGGCGGGTACGACGAGCTTGGGGTGTTGGAGCGGGACGAGTCCGAGTCCGTACAGCCGCTCGGGTGCGTGGGCGCAGTGCGCGGCGGTGGCCTCGTTCGCGAGCCGGGAGATCTTCTCGGCCGTCTCCTCGTCGGTCCAGGGGTGGTAGTGCGACGGGGAGGGGCTGACGAGCTGGATGTCGACGCCCTGGGCGTCCATCGCGGTCAGGCGGGCGGTGACGTCGGTCAGGTGTGGGATGCGGGCGCCGACCATGGGCCCGTTGACGGCGAGGGCCATGGGGCCGTTGCGGCGGGCGTCGAGTTCCTTGGCCTGGGCATGTCCGGGCAGTCCGGCGACGAGGGCGTCGACTTCGGGCAGCAGGACGTGCGCGTGCACATCAACCGTGGGTGTCGTCACGGCAGTTCCTTCAGCGCGGCCATGGTGGTGCCCATCAGCCCGGGGAGGTCGCCTCGTACGCCGTCGAGCTGCCACTGCCCGATCCGCACGGACGCCTCGACGACCGTGCGGACTCGTTCGATGCGCCGCTCGTGGTAGCGGGTGAGGAGTTCGTCGTCCCAGTCCGCGGCGCCGGTGAGGAGCTGGGCCAGCACCCAGGCGTCCTCCAGGGCCATCGCGGCGCCCTGGGCCAGGGTGGGCGGGCAGCAGTGGGCGGCGTCGCCGACGAGGACGACGCGGCCCCGGTGCCAGGAGCCCTCGACGAGGAGTTGGTCGAACCAGGTGTAGTTGACCTGCGCCGGGTCGGTGATCGAGGCGCGGATCTCGTCCCAGGCGCCGCCGTAGCCCTCGGCCAGCCGGGACATCTCCCGCGCGTAGTTCTCGGGCGGAATGGCGGCGCGGTCGCGGTGGGGTTCGACGAGGTAGGCGTAGAGGGTGTCCGGTCCTGTGGGGGTGTATCCGGCGATGTGGCAGGGGCCGCCGTGGGCGAGGTCGGTGCGGGTCACTTCGGCGGGGCGGGGTGCCTGGACGCGCCAGATGGCCATGCCGGTGGGGGTGGGTCTGTCGTCGATGCCGACGGCCGCGCGGGTCGTGGAGTTCAGGCCGTCGGCGGCCACGACCAGGTCGTAGCGGTGCTCGGTGCCGTCGCTGAGGCGGACGGTGACGCCGGTGCCGTCCTGGGTGATGCTCTCGGCGGTGGTGCCGAGGCGGACGCGGGCACCCGAGGCGCGCACGGCGTCGGTGAGGATGCGCTGGAGGACCGGCCGCTGCATGCCGAGGGTGGCGGGGAGGTCGTCGCCGCCGGTGCGGAGGTCCTCGTTGATGTGCAGGACGGTGCCGTCGGGGGCGGTCAGGCCGACGGAGTCGAAGCAGAAGCCATGGGCGCGGATCTCCTCCCAGACGCCGATCTCACGCAGCACGCGCAGGGCGTTGCCCTGGAGGGTGATGCCGGAGCCGCGCACGTTCCAGTCGTCCTTCGCCTCGACGAGGTCCACGGCGATGCCCGCGCGGCGGAGCAGGACGGTCAGGGCGTTGCCGGACGTTCCGCCTCCGACGACGAGGACGGTCTTCTCTCTTCCCATGGCCAACTCCTTCGTTGGACGGGTCACTTGACTGCGACGGGGTTGACGGGGGAGCCGACGGCTCCGGTGATGGGCAGGGGTGCCGCGGTGAGCCAGAACTCGTGGACGCCGTCGTGCGCGCAGTCCTCGGCGAGCGCGTCAGGGTCCCACATCTCGCCGATGAGCAGGCCCATGTTGGGGATGGCGACCTGGTGCAGCGGCTGGAAGGCGTGCTCGAACTCGTTGGGCCGTACCTCGAAGCCCCAGGTGTCGGTGGCGACGGCCGCGATCTCGGTGCGGTGCAGCCAGCCGGCCGTGGTGAAGGACAGGCCGGGGGCGGCGCCGCCCGCGTAGTCGCCCCAGCCCTCGCGGCGGGCGCGGGTGAGCTGCCCGGTGCGAACGACGACCAGGTCGCCGCGGCCGACGGTGACGCCGTGCGCCTCGGCGGTCGCGGTGAGGTGCTCCTCGGTGATGGCGAAACCGTCGGGCAACTCGCCGTCGGTGCCGAGCACTCGGCCCACATCGAGGAGCACGCCCCGTCCGGCGACGTACGGCGCCATGTGCTCGATGCCGGTGACGAGATCACCGTCGGAGGTGACGACCTGCTCGGCGGCGCGGCCGTTCCAGGCCCTGCCGTGGTCGAAGATGTGCCCGAGGCCGTCCCACTGGGTGGAGCACTGGAGCGGCATGGCGATCACGTCGTCGGCGCCGCCGATGCCGTGCGGGAAGCCCTGGTTGCCGAGGGCCGCGTCTGTGCCGGTGTCCAGCATGGTGTGCACGGGGTTGGTGCGGCGCCGCCAGCCCTTCTGCGGGCCGTCCATGTCGAAGCGCTGCGCCAGCGAGAAGCTCACGCCGCGCCGGACGAGTGCGGCGCCCTCGCGGCGCTTGGCCGCGTCAAGGAAGTTGAGGGTGCCGAGGACGTCGTCCGCACCCCAACGCCCCCAGTTGGAGTACGCCTTGGCCGCCTCGGCGACGGCGCCCTCGGGGTCGTGGCGGTTCACGCGGACTCCCCCACACAGCGGGTGCGCTGGACGCCGAGACCGGTGATGGACCCCTCCATGACGTCGCCGTCGCGCAGCAGCCGCCCCCAGTGCATGCCGTTACCGGCCGGACTGCCCGTCAGCACCAGGTCCCCGGGCAGGAGTTGGGCGGCCTGGGAGGCGTACGACACCATGCGGGCGACGCCGAAGATCATGTCCTTGGTGGACTCGTCCTGCATGGTCTCGCCGTTGAGCTTCAGCGTGACGCGCAGTTCGCCGGGGTCCGTGACCGATTCGGCCGGGACGATCCAGGGGCCGAGCGGGGTGAAGCCGGGCGCGTTCTTGCTGCGCAGCCAGTCGGTGCCGATGGCCTTCATGTCCCGGCGGAAGACGGTGGCCCGGTCGGTGAGGTCGTTGGCGATGGTGTACCCGGCGATGTGGTCCAGGGCTTCCTCGACGGGGACCCGGTAAGCGGGCCTGCCGATCACCGCCGCCAACTCCAGTTCCCAGTCGGGCTGTTCGGCCCAGGCGGGCAGGAGGACATCGTCGTAGGGACCGGTGATCGCACTCGGCAGGCCGATGAAGACGTACGGCAGGTCCTCGGCGGCGCGCCGGTCCATGATCGCGGCGATCTCGGTCCGGGCCTCCTCCACCGTGCGCGGATCGTCGGGCGCGCGATGGGCGACCTCCAGATCGATGACGTGCTGCCGGTAGTTGGCGCCGGACTGGAAGACCTGGCGGGGCTCGACGGGGGCGTGCACGGTCAGACCGTCGAGGGGCTGCCAGGCGGCTTCCGGGTCGGCCGCCAGGGCGCGCAGGCGGGGCTGCACCTCGTCCCAGCGCTCGAACACCGCGCGGGCCGTCAGCGCGGGGTCGCCGAGGGCGGTGCGCAGGTCCGCGGCACGCTGCTCAGGAGTCACCAGGGCGGGGAAAGGGGCCTGGCCAGGGGCGGAGAGGGTACCGAGGGCGAAGGGCGCGGAAGGGGCTGCGGGTTTCACTGGCGTGTCCTCCTGGTTGCGGTGCGACTAATCTGGCTCCGCATCCCGCAATCTGGGAAATCGATTCTTATGATGAGGATCATCCATCGTGTGAATAGTGCCGTGGCAGGCTTGCGCGGCCCGTGTTCCGGAGGCAGCAGTGCATCTGTCCGGCCTGGACCTCAATCTCGTGCTGTCCCTGCGTGCCCTGCTGGAGGAGCGCAACGTCACCCGGGCCGGTCAGCGCATCGGGCTCAGCCAGCCCGCGATGAGCGCGGCCCTGGCCCGGCTGCGCCGGCACTTCGACGACGAACTGCTCTCCCGCGTCGGCGGACAGTACGAACTGACCGCGCTCGGCCGGGCCCTGCTGGACCGCACCGCCACCGCCTGCGATCTCCTGGAGCGGGTCTTCAGCAGCCGGGCGGACTTCGTGCCGGGCACCGAGCGGCACGAGTTCACCCTGCTCTCCTCCGACTACGCGGTCGCGGTGTTCGGCGCCGAACTCGCCCGTACCGTGCACGCCGAGGCCCCCGGGGTACGGCTGCGCTTCCGGCGGACGCCGGCCGATGTGACGGAGGAGTCCGGGACGGTGCTCAGCACGGCCGACGGGCTGCTGATGCCGCACGGCATCATCAGCGGCTTCCCCGCCGTCGACCTGTTCGCCGACCGCTGGGCCTTCCTGGTCGCCGACTCCAACGACGAGGTCGGCGACCGGCTCACCATGGCGGACCTGGCCCGGCTGCCCTGGGTCATCTACCAGCGCACCTACGACGCGCCCGCCGCGCGGCAGTTGAGCATGCTCGGCATCGATCCGCAGGTCGAGGTGTCCGTCGACAGCTTCCAGGTGCTGCCCTTCCTGGTCGCCGGCACCCGCCGGATCGCGCTCGTGCAGCGCCGCCTCGCCGATCTGCTGCACGGTGTGGCCGCGGTGCGGGTCATGGATCCGCCGTACGAGGTGGTGCCGGTGCAGGAGGCGCTGTGGTGGCATCCGGTGCACACCCATGACGCGGCGCACATCTGGCTGCGGGAGACGGCGGCGCGGGTGGGGGCGGGGCTGGCGAGTTGACGCCCGCCGGCGAGGCGAGGGCATCCAGGGGATGAATGATCGCCATCCTCGATCGCGGTCGGACGGGGGCTGGGCAGCACCTTGCGGGTGACCGATAGTCGTCTCCACCAGGCGCCCGGAGCCGCATCGCTCAGCGGTCCCGCTCACCGCGTGCGCTCTGGGCTTCCCGCCCCCTTCCGCCAGGTGGAGTTCCCGCATGCCCACACCCGAGAGCGTCCCCGGCCACCGTTCACGCCTCGCGCTGCTGATGGCCGGCAGCTGTCTGCCGATCCTCGGCGCCGTGCTCATCGCCCCGGTCCTGCCGAAGATGCGTGACCACTTCGAGGGCGTCCCCGGCGCCGATGCCCTGGTCCCCATGGCGCTGACCGTCCCCGCGCTGTCGCTCGCGCTGCTGGCCCCCTTCGCCGGGGTCGTCGTCGACCGGCTCGGCCGCAAACGCCTCCTGGTCGTCGCCACCGTGCTGTACGCCTTCCTCGGCACGGCCCCGCTGTGGCTGGACTCGCTCGGCGCGATCGTCGTCGGCCGGGCGCTGGTCGGGGTGGTCGAGGCGGCCATCATGACCTGCTGCACCACGCTGATCGGCGACTACTACTCGGGGCGGCAGCGCGACCGCTACCTCGCCCTCCAGACGATGTGCGCGTCGATCTCGGCGACGGCGTTCTTCGTGCTGGGCGGCGCGGCCGGAGCGGCGGGCTGGCGCGCGCCGTTCTGGGCGTACGCCGTCACCCTGCTGCTCGCGCCCGCGATGGCCGTCCTCCTGCCGCGGCCGAGCGCCGAGCGCCCGCGGGACCAGGAGGCACCGGTGCGACGGCCCTTCCCCTGGCGCCCACTGGCCGGGACCTGCGCGCTGACCGTCTTCGGTGCCGTTCTCTTCTACACGGTCCAGGTCGAAATGGCGTTCCTGCTGGACGACATGGGCGTCGACGACTCGGCCGCCATCGGGCTCGCCATCGCCGCGTCCAGTGCGGCGACCGTCGTGGGCGCCGTTGTCTTCGCCAAGTCCGGCCGCGCACCGGAGACTTGGCTGCCGGGTGTCTTCGCGGTGTGCGCCCTGGGCTTCGCGGTGCTCTGGCTGGCGCCGAACCCGCTCGTCCTGACCTTGGGTGCCGTCATCAACTGCTTCGGCGGCGGCATCATGCTGCCGAGCCTGCTGACCCTCGCCATGTCCCGGCTCGACCACTCCGACCGGGGCCGCGGCACCGGCCTGTGGACCGGCTCCTTCTTCATCGGCCAGTTCCTCTGCCCGCTGGTGGTGCTGGCCCTGACCGCCGCCGCAGGCACCCTGGCCGACGCGATGGGCGTCCTCGCGGCCGCCGGGGCGCTCGGGGCGGCCGGGCTCGGACTCGCGGCCCGACGGCGTCGGCCGGTGGCCGCTCCGGCGCCGGTCAGTGGTCGACCGTGACCACGATCTTGCCGACCTGACGGCCCGCCTCCAGCCAGCGGTGCGCCTCGACGATCTCGTCCAGCGCGAAGACCCGGTCGACGACCGGGGTGAAGGCGCCGTCGCGCAGCCCGGAGGCGACGAACGCCTCGGCCCTGCGCAGCCGTCGCGGGTCCCGGGTCGTCTCGTGGACCGTGTAGGAGCGCATGTTCAGTGCGGGCAGGCCGAGGTCGACCCCGGGGTACGGGGTCGCCTCGCCGCTGAGGGCGCCGTAGACGAAGAGGGTCCCGTCGGGGGCCACCACCCGGGCCAGGTCCAGGACGCCGGGTCCGGCCACGGCGTCCAGGACGAACTCGGCGCCCCGGCCGCAGGTGACGGCGAGCACCCGTTGGACGACGTCCTCCTCCCCGGTGACGATCACCTCGGACGCGCCCGCCTTCAGCAGCGCCTCACGCTTGGCCGGGGTGCGGGTCGTCGCGACCGGTACCGCGCCCACGCGGCGGGCGACCTGGATCGCCGCCAGGCCGACGCTGCTGGCGGCGGCGGTGAGCACGACCGTGTCCCCGGGCCGCGCCCGGCCGACCTCGACGAGTGCGCCGTACGCCGTCAGATACGCCATCCACACGGCGGCGCCTTCGACCGGGCCGAGCCCTGCCGGGCGGTGCACGACCGCTGCGGCGGGGACGATCGCGCGCTCGGCGTAGACGCTGTGGTCGTTCATCGAGAAGGCGGGCAGCACGCTCACCGGCGCACCGGGCTCGAACCCCGTCACGCCCGGGCCGAGCGCCTCGACGACTCCGGCGGCCTCCGCGCCGAGCCCGGCCGGGAAGGACCGGACCGGCTCTATGTAGTGGCCCGCGCGGAACAATGCCTCGGCGCGGTTCAGGCCGATCGCGTCGATGCGCACCAGCAGCTCTCCGGGACCGGGGTTCTTCAGGTCCACGCCCTCCAGACGCAGCACCTCGGGCCCACCGAGCTCATGGAACCGGACCGCCTTGACCATCCCAACTCCCCCGTCCGACAACATGGTTCACCGGCCACCCACTCAAACCGAAAGTACGACAGGTGTCAAACTTTGATGGACACCGAACTTCGGTGACCTACGATGACGCGATGACGGCGACACGACGAGGCGGGCGGGAGCGGATTCCCGCACATCCGGACATCCGGACGGTCAGCCTCCAGCAGGTACTGGAGGCGCTGGTCGATCCCGTACGACGGCGGATCGTCGCCGAGCTGTACACCGGCGGCGAGGACCTCGCCTGCGGCACCTTCGATCTGCCGGTCAGCAAGTCGACGGCCACGCACCACTTCCACGTCCTGCGCGAGGCGGGACTGATCCGGCAGTACTACGTCGGCACGTCCCGGATGAACGCCCTGCGCCGCGAGGACATCGACGGCGCCTTCCCGGGCCTGTTGCGGGCTCTGCTCCCCCAGCCCCCCGAGTGATACATATGATCGGGGTTCTTCACTGAACCTTCACAAGGGGGGACTTCGTCATGCGTATACGCATGCTCATCGGGGCGGCCGCCGCCGCGGGCACGCTGGGCGCGCTCGCCGCCGTACCGGCCCAGGCCACCGAGTACAGCTCGGCCCTGAAGATCCGCGGCGTGCAGTACGACGCCCCGGGCAGCGACTCCAACAACTGCACGACCGGCAACAGCAAGGCCGAGTACCTGGAGATCAAGAACTACTCGTCCAGCAAGACGGTCAACCTGAAGGGTTACCTCGTCAAGGACGCCGCCGGGAACAAGTTCACGTTCACCGCGAACCACTATCTCCAGCCCGGTGACCAGATCAAGCTGCGCGGCGGCCACGGCACCGACTCCGACGCGAACAACGTCGTCTACCGCGACAACTGCAACTTCATCTGGAACAACGACAAGGACTCGATCTACCTGTACAAGCCCACGGGGGCGGGTGCCGACTCGCACAAGTACACCAAGAGCGGCTCGGACCCGGACGGCAACGGCTACATCAAGTACCACGGCTGACGGACGTGCTCAGGGCCCGCCCCAATGCGGATGGTGGGCGGGCCCTGCGCACCGGCCATTGTCACGACCGCGAGCCGGACCGGACCACGTGTGAACGGCGGTCGTCCGGAGCGGTCCGCGCACACCCCGTGTGCGGACCCCGGTGACGGATGAGGGCGCAGAGACGCTGATACTGGTACAAGCCTCTGCCCCCGTCGCCCCCAGGACTCATGCCAAGCAAGCCGACCGTCCGCCCCACCACTCCCCCCACGATCTGGCTGGCCCACGGCCGGCACACGGGCTCCTCCGCCGCCGAGGAGGTGATCCGGCGGTGTCTGCGGCGGCACAAGGACGACGGCCTCGTCGACGACTTCACGGAACCGGCCGAGGAGCGGCGCGCCGACGCGCTGGTCTTCGAGGCCCGCTGGCGGGTCGAGGACACGGTGACCGTACGGGCCCGGGTGACCCTCTCGGACGCGGGAGCCTGGGTGCTGGCGGCCGAGGCCGAGCGCCCCTGGGATCCCCGCTGGCCCTCGCCCGCCACGCTGTTCTGGCCGTCGGATCCGGACACCGGCTGGGACCACGACCCGGTCACGGGTGGACGGATGCGCGGCCTCAATCCCCTCCCGGACGACGAGGAGGCCGCACGGCGCCTGCTCAAGGGCGCCGCCGGTGACGGCTGGGCCGTCCATGTCGTCCTCCACGAGGCGATGACCCCGGACCAGCGCGGGCGGACGCCGCTCGCGGGGATGCTGCCGCCGGGTCTGCGGCACCGTGTGGTCGAGCATCGCGCGGCCCCGCACCAGCTGCGCTGGGTGAACTGGGCGCTGCGGGCCACCGGTGTGGAGGTGCCGCGGGGCGGCGCCGTGGTGCTGCCCGGCTCCCCGGCCCCGGCGGACTACGACGCGGCCGGGTTCGCCGTGCGCAGCGTCTTCCTGGACGGCTCCG from Streptomyces davaonensis JCM 4913 encodes the following:
- a CDS encoding fumarylacetoacetate hydrolase family protein — protein: MKPAAPSAPFALGTLSAPGQAPFPALVTPEQRAADLRTALGDPALTARAVFERWDEVQPRLRALAADPEAAWQPLDGLTVHAPVEPRQVFQSGANYRQHVIDLEVAHRAPDDPRTVEEARTEIAAIMDRRAAEDLPYVFIGLPSAITGPYDDVLLPAWAEQPDWELELAAVIGRPAYRVPVEEALDHIAGYTIANDLTDRATVFRRDMKAIGTDWLRSKNAPGFTPLGPWIVPAESVTDPGELRVTLKLNGETMQDESTKDMIFGVARMVSYASQAAQLLPGDLVLTGSPAGNGMHWGRLLRDGDVMEGSITGLGVQRTRCVGESA
- a CDS encoding VOC family protein translates to MRLLTHLRHVDLAVPDYDKQLDFYAGVWGLTKVAEDSGISFLAAEGSPEQYVVRLRRAEEKRLDLVSYGAASPADVDTLAERLLAGGVELISRPGKVDTPGGGYGFRFFDVDGRSVEVSAEVEVRQHRRIEEKESIPVKLSHVVLNSPDLNRTREWYERHLGFRLSDTLSSPHMGEVMHFLRISNQHHSMAIAQGPHTSLHHVSFEMRGLDEYMRGSGRVMRAGFRKVWGPGRHMAGDNTFTYFLDPHGNTVEYTTELEELDEDTWHPHVYDFSQPEVTDQWGTANPMNELVAKESFNDVDRGCFVAPPV
- a CDS encoding amidohydrolase family protein, which gives rise to MTTPTVDVHAHVLLPEVDALVAGLPGHAQAKELDARRNGPMALAVNGPMVGARIPHLTDVTARLTAMDAQGVDIQLVSPSPSHYHPWTDEETAEKISRLANEATAAHCAHAPERLYGLGLVPLQHPKLVVPALEHALEQGLLGVEISSHAPGRELSDPAYEPLWARAEKTGALLFLHPFGCTLDERLNRWYLSNTVGQPTENAVALSHLIFSGVLDRYPGLKLIAAHGGGYLPTHIGRSDHAWRVRPDARGCGREPSSYLRQLYFDSLVHDPHTLRELVRAAGPDRVLLGSDFPFDMGTEDPLGALRAAHLSDADFHAVRGGNAAALLPKE
- a CDS encoding LysR family transcriptional regulator — protein: MHLSGLDLNLVLSLRALLEERNVTRAGQRIGLSQPAMSAALARLRRHFDDELLSRVGGQYELTALGRALLDRTATACDLLERVFSSRADFVPGTERHEFTLLSSDYAVAVFGAELARTVHAEAPGVRLRFRRTPADVTEESGTVLSTADGLLMPHGIISGFPAVDLFADRWAFLVADSNDEVGDRLTMADLARLPWVIYQRTYDAPAARQLSMLGIDPQVEVSVDSFQVLPFLVAGTRRIALVQRRLADLLHGVAAVRVMDPPYEVVPVQEALWWHPVHTHDAAHIWLRETAARVGAGLAS
- a CDS encoding fumarylacetoacetate hydrolase family protein, coding for MRIATYLHEGRRCHGIVEDDTVRALPEGTSPVQAAYGTRPVGPPVPLADVRLLAPLEPATLRDFVTFEEHVEGVRRSVDGVGGVPEAWYDAPTFYFTNPYAVIGPYDDVPVPPGSSLLDFELEVAAVIGREGRDLTPERARDHIVGYTILNDWSARDLQSREMQVRLGPCKGKDTAATLGPYLVTADELEPYRDGDGFLRLALTAAVNGEVVGEDLLSNMSWTFEEMAAYASRGTLVRPGDVLGSGTCGNGGCLAELWGVRGEQSPPPLKPGDTVTLTVEGIGTVSNTVVAGADPVPLPTARLRRRERP
- a CDS encoding SDR family NAD(P)-dependent oxidoreductase, coding for MTGLHGKVVVVTGAARGQGAAEADALTRAGARVVATDLEPAGDCRRLDVTSAEEWARLAAALAESYGQVHGLVNNAGITWRARLDAVRPEDFARVHAVNVTGPLLGIQHLARLMPSGASIVNVGSSAALTGHYPVAYTASKWALRGLSKAAATELGPRGIRVNTVHPGFIETDMTASAAPAFRAANLRETPLGRTGTVDEVAAVVVFLLSDAASFITGAEIPVDGGLTAHGGVKSISDALQ
- a CDS encoding FAD-dependent oxidoreductase — protein: MGREKTVLVVGGGTSGNALTVLLRRAGIAVDLVEAKDDWNVRGSGITLQGNALRVLREIGVWEEIRAHGFCFDSVGLTAPDGTVLHINEDLRTGGDDLPATLGMQRPVLQRILTDAVRASGARVRLGTTAESITQDGTGVTVRLSDGTEHRYDLVVAADGLNSTTRAAVGIDDRPTPTGMAIWRVQAPRPAEVTRTDLAHGGPCHIAGYTPTGPDTLYAYLVEPHRDRAAIPPENYAREMSRLAEGYGGAWDEIRASITDPAQVNYTWFDQLLVEGSWHRGRVVLVGDAAHCCPPTLAQGAAMALEDAWVLAQLLTGAADWDDELLTRYHERRIERVRTVVEASVRIGQWQLDGVRGDLPGLMGTTMAALKELP
- a CDS encoding FxLYD domain-containing protein translates to MRTGPLRPRSPSRTRSVAMAVAGILVAALSAVSLVSCGSDDDDSGDTAATRTRTAPNTADFSGTAPTALESLAESVKASLSAVASSVSARASEFEASVSAEVARANAAAQEQLKDVEGRGNATADVSLTGKPRADTGGLLAVVVNITNSTDQTASYAVQVDFSDSDGNVVETRYVGAEDLEPGERAQPLAISRKPPEPKLTAAIAKAQRY
- a CDS encoding cyclase family protein, which codes for MNRHDPEGAVAEAAKAYSNWGRWGADDVLGTLNFLDAAKRREGAALVRRGVSFSLAQRFDMDGPQKGWRRRTNPVHTMLDTGTDAALGNQGFPHGIGGADDVIAMPLQCSTQWDGLGHIFDHGRAWNGRAAEQVVTSDGDLVTGIEHMAPYVAGRGVLLDVGRVLGTDGELPDGFAITEEHLTATAEAHGVTVGRGDLVVVRTGQLTRARREGWGDYAGGAAPGLSFTTAGWLHRTEIAAVATDTWGFEVRPNEFEHAFQPLHQVAIPNMGLLIGEMWDPDALAEDCAHDGVHEFWLTAAPLPITGAVGSPVNPVAVK